The DNA sequence ttatgtataaaaaatatgatTGCTATTATTACTGTCATGAAAGCACCAATAATGGAAACAGACATCAGCAAAATTCCCATGGTTTCTTCATAAGAGAGATATTCAATTTCCTTCTTTACACATTCATCTCTGTGTGGATTTGACCAGTAGTCTTCATCGCATTGTTCACACTTAATGGAATCTGACAGAAAGTGAagcatgaaacaaaacaaataaaaaagaacaaaacaagaaGTTAGCGATAATTAATAGCCACATTAACATAGATCTTTTAGATTTATTGTGTGGAGGCAGTAATAAGAATGAATTCATGTTTCTTTTTGAATTCTTATATCTGATACCTGTCACATTACTAATTTCTCCTTCAGCACACGGTATACAGTCAAAGCAGCAGGCAGGCTTTCCTTTCTGTACAGCTTTCCTGGTGCCTGGAGGACAGCTctcactgcacacagacacCGGCACCTGCATTAAGGATAATAATTAAttccaaataaatgtttttaagacAAAGCTTGTGAAGATTCACCTTCTTCCCGTTTACTCACCTGATTGCTATTTTGTGCCCACACGAAAGAGGCCATGTTTATTGTTAATCGATTTTGAGCAGGGAATGTGGAGTCATAAAATCCAACAGTGACAAATTCATGTTTTTGTTCCCGACTTGTCTGCCAGTTTATTATCTCATACTTTGCAGCAGGATCGCCGTTATTATCAAAATAAACCTCTTCACCGTCTTTGGTTTTAAAATGTACTCTTTTGAGGTGCTCTAGAAACTGATGAAATGAAAGTACATTAAGTTTGTAAAAATATTGTATCATtctgtaaacactgtaaacatgcTCCAAAAAGACCAGCATATTTACTGTTTGTACAAATTGTAGATGTATATGTAAGCTTTGCTTAAACTTACAGTGAGAGGATCAGGCTGCTTCTTTGTTGGACATGTCTGTGTGCAGCCAAGGACGTTGTGTAGGGTGTGAGCAACAGCATATACACCTTTATACACATTGGCAAAAATAGGCATCTGGGacatgtcagtgaatgtgttttttatgtCAGACAGTTTCTCTTTACCTGTGCACACTTGCACGTCTTCAGTgtcattttgtgttttgtatttacacGTAAAGAGAGCCTCCCAAAATTCTGTAAAAATGGCACTACCTGCTTTTTTCAGTGGATATATATCCATTATGAAGTCCTTCAGACCTGTCACTGTATTTTGGGGGATAGATAACCCTATGGCTCCTTGCAGTATGTTATGCTCATCTTGTGCGACCAATACTGGATCAGAGATCCAGGCTTCAGTTCCCACCCACTGGTATCCAGTGACATTGTGTTCAGAAAACATGGGCAGCAAAACTTCCAGGTCCCAGTCATCGAGAAATCCCACTATCACTCGTGAAGTGGAGCTTTTGATCTCCTGAATTATTCTCAAAATTTTTTCTTGTGAGTAGGTTTTATAAAATGGAAGGGAGTATTCTAGACATATTCCCAACTGTTCTGCAACTTCAGTGAATGCAGCCATCCCACTGTTACCATAATCATCATCTCTTCTTATTGCACCTATCCAAGTCCATCCAAAGTATTTTACCATTTCTGCCAGTGCTCTGCTCTGGTAGTAATCACTGGGGATAGTACGAAGAAATGATGGGTATTTTTGTTTGTCACTTAGACAGGTGCAGGTGGAATAGTGGCTgatctaaaaacatattcacATAGTGGTCTCAGTTATTATGTCCATCCTTTTTGATTCACTGTGATAAAGCCACATTATGTTAAAGTAAATCATAATGGTATTTTGAAGAttcttataaaattaaaaacgtTGTCATAGTTAtagatatattaatattatatgtaatatacaataataaaattgtcatagttatgattattttaaaaatgttattcttACAATGGGAATGCTGAATGGTCCAACACTCTTTGCAACAGCCATGGATGCTGATGAGTATGTCTCACCCATTATAGCTTGCACCTGGGCTGGCTTTGAGCAGCTCTTACTGAAGTCTGTCTGCTCATTTCCATTAATAAGTGCCATGGCCACTTTAATACCCATCAATATAGAACTGCAGGTGTCATAGATTGTGTAGCCCAGTGAGACGCCAGGCAGTAACAAGGAGCTGTTGTTGATCTCCTCTATTGCAAATATCAAGGACTGTGAATACTGGAATGCTCTGAAGTCaagactgagagaaaaaaatatgtagaaaaaaatacagttcaTGTAATAGTACAATAATACAATACAGTCCATAAAAATCTATAAAATGCTTCCTTTCTTCTACAGCTTACCTCCAACATTTCAGTAGGTGTGGTTTGTCCAAATAGGACAAGTCTGGGCTCTCCCAAGCACTATGAAAGGGGAAAATCCCTCCAACTATAATATCACCCTCCTTAAAAAGTTGTGGGTATGCAGACTCTCCTTGAAGGGTACATGTCTCATTAGCTCCAGAAAAATTCATGATTGCCATTATCACATGCAGAATAGTAAAAAGAGACTCCATTCACCAATTCAAGTATTGAAAGCAGATAATAATTACATGTGATTGCCTGGTCTAATATTTTAGATGCTTGGATAGGAAGTGTTTGTGATATTTATACAAAGTGCAAATCCTCTGCGGTAAGATTACACTGGTGGGTCGAGGTCAGAGGAGGTGTGACTTTCAAAGTAGGAGGCCTTAGTGTCTTACATTGATTTCTGAGGAGCTGTATTTTTCTGCTTGGAGATGTCCTGTTTCTTTTTGCTctatttcaaaaataaataaataaaggtgtatttgcttttttgtgtattttccatatatttgtaGCCTACTAAAATATCATATCTTAAAGAGCATGTTACACAATTATTATAAGATTTTGTGAAAGTGACACATTTTTTATTCTACACTGCAGTCATTTcacaataaaacattacataGAACAGAAACAGATATTCAGAATTAATAATCAAGATTtatattttccttttccttGTCTTTTCTACCTCAGGATTACTATACAAAGAAATAAACCAGAACAAGACTTCCCACATAAATATTTCCACACTAAACCTTCCAGGTGCACACATATTATCCCCATTTTCTACACAAATAACTCTAAATTACTGTGATTTTAGTATACTGgataataatgataaatggTCATATCCATCAGCACCCAATGTTGTATATTACAAAATTTTGAACATGGGTTAAGCAGTCAAAGCCATTGGCTAAATGTATGTGAACatctattttaaataaaatgtcctgACTAAGGACAATAACTTAGTTAATGGTTGTATTGGATTACTTTACTGACTTCACTATGTGGCCAGGCAGTGCTGTTCATCGCacacattcatttgttcatcgATTCATTGCTTGTAAtgacttatccagttcagggccacggtggggccagagccaacccggattcactgggcgcaaggcaggagcacaggctggaaggggcaccagtcttcATAtagctacacacactcacacatttacacctatggacagttttgagtagccagtccacttgccaacatgtggttttggaccgtgggaggaaaccggagcacccggacacggggagaactatggagagagattagtctcaaaatactttacaaatgtgtaaatgttaatccacaaattaaacacaattcacagatatgtttcactattcacacaTGAATACATCCTAATCTGTGTcttacagtctgcaatttgtacaaataattacattcataaatacatgtttttggttttcatagatatatcacaattttatctgaaaataaatacatttgtttaaatttacattgcaaatatgtGTAAAGTCGaagtttcaaataaaaaaattatttttaaaatgtagaatgtaagcagtatcactaggacagcttttttacatcttcgcaatattgctaagattagaaatgccttatccctgcaggacgcagaaacattagtacatgcatttattacttcaaggcttgactactgtaacgcactactgtcaggatgcaccagcagcaatttaagaaaacttcaacaagttcaaaatgctgcagccagggtcctcactaaaactagaaaatttgaacatattagcccagttctatcatcacttgattggctgcctgttaaattccacattaactacaaaattctgttattaacatataaagctctacatgggcttgctcctgaataccttcaagatacaatttcctattatgagcctccacgtttactcagatcacagaattctggatttttaattgttcccagaattcagaaggcctcagctgggggaagagccttttcttataaagcccccaaactctggaatgatcttccagaaaatgttcgggactcagacacagtggcaatcttcaaatctaggctaaaaactcatttgtttagtttatcttttggtagctaatgctcccccatagataaaggcggcagatccggggggtccatggacacagggaattacagtaaactgagacgctggtgctgtcgtcccgccgcttcacgcgatcactcaggtttgttgacggtggagctgagggatgccagtgtttcaggatgctcccgtgtctgtgtgttctcctggttctctccttttagttaaagctgtcatagtcagatctgccggagtcattagccacactctggaaattttcatattttctactttacaaacaccaaactgttcaaaattaattccatccctttacatctttccgagtaaacaactgcccacctgtctgtctggacactgatggatgactgttgatatcctcctccacgcttcagatcagctgcccatgctccagcaaccaccaagtgccttgaagctgcccctacactgaagttctcatggactactaaccattattaccagtagattgaccagaggaggatgggtcaccccttgtgagccttggttcctcccaaggtttcttcctcagctgggggagtttttccttgccactgtcgcccctggcttgcttacttgagggttttacattttgtttttttacatttcatgtcaaatctttgtcttactggaattctgtgaagcttctttatgacaacatcagttgtgaaaagcgctatataaataaatttgatttgatttgatttgatttagaaGACCATGCAAGTCGATTGCAATAAATAATGGCTGCGTCAGTATCACATTTAAGTTACTATAGTTGTGTCATTCTGTGTCCGCAGTGGTTTGCAAGCTAGTGCTAGCAGGGACATATAACATCGCGGTCACATAGGGATTGTGTCCGCAAATATTACACGCAAATTTGCCTCTCTGACCCGTACTACTACTCTGTACTGTCTCTGCCCCAAGGCAACACAGCGGCAGTGCTGATGATTTATTACAAAATTGGgaatattatacaaatatttaatgctGATGTCATGCCCTGGCCCTGCCTGTCTGCTGTTTCCACCATGTGcttacttagcacatggctctgtttatcaTTGTTCATatctctgccctagtcccatCTTAGCTCCACGTCCTCATCAGTGTCTCTGCTTGTGATTGTTGTTCCCAGGTGTTTTGTATTGTCCTCTTAGTTATAAGCCCTGTCTTGAATCTCAGTGTTGGTCAACATTTGCATTCCATGATTTGCATTCCATGTatccctctgtgtctctgtatCGCTGTCATTCCTGGTCCCTCTGTTTCTTTGTATCTCTGTGTAGGTTTTTAAGTATCTCTGTCTATGTATCTATGTATGTCATTTAGCATTAGCTCTGTGATTTAGGTTTAGCATTAGCTCTGTGATTTAGGTTTAGCATTAGCTCTGTGATTTAGGTTTAGCATTACCTCTGTGTTTTAGGGTTAGCAttagctctgtgtttaggtttagcattagctctgtgtttaggtttagcattAGTTATGTgattaggtttagctttagctttctATTTAGTTTTCTGGGTCTTTCTATGTTGGTCTGTTCAGGTTACCGTTTAGTGTTTTGTCTTTAAGTTTTTCTGTATGTTGATTACTTGTTTTCTATTTGTAGTATTCTTTTGTTCCTTTATGTCCTTTTCATTAATTAAAAGTATCCTCCCTGTGTTTACCTCTGCCTCCCAGAGTGCATACCTTGACAGATGATTACAAATTACAAGTCACACGACAAACTGCCTAAAACAGTAGGTTGGATATTTTAATAGATTTGCACAGCCTAAATCCTTGTATGAGGGCAAAGATAaagtatttaataataaatcgTTTAGCGCTATatattactttttttatatatatatatatatatatacttttttgcacatttgatTCAGCATGTACATTTCTGGAAtgctaaaacaaataaaagtaaGAGATTGTAAAATGcaccaaaggaaaaaaagattCACCatgaaaaacaattaaaacattcaaaattatGGGTTTGAGACAGTGTACAGCTTCAAGCACTGAGTACCACCACAGCCAACACTCTGTGTTGAACAGGGTGGGcgatttatatggatacaccttaataaaatgggaatggttggtgatattaacttcctgtttgtggtacattagtatatgggagggggaaaacttttcaagatgagtggtgaccatggtggccattttgaagtcagccattttggatccaacttttgttttttgttttttcaatgggaagagggtcaagtgacacatcaaatttattgggaatttcataagaaaaacaatggtgtgtttggttttaacataactgaAATTTAAATTTCACTGAGTCACTGAGAACTTTACATCAATGTTAGTCTCCACCACAGACGCTCCGCCAACATATACTTTCAGTGTGTTAATCtagcctcactgtcaggattctgctgGCTGCATTCAGAATGGCTCTCTTTATATCCACATATATGCATtagtagtatatatcctacaccttctgtcaaacacctctgtgaatgatttatgaccccttgatttatgacccctgatttatgacccaggtgacaggtcagtacaggatgtccttatatgggcttcccctcacacctacaccccacccctgACACCCTCACCCCCCAACATATTGggggtgtgttgtgtttgcatgtgttatttaaaatgaccctgtggatttctatggctaaacgctttttaaaatgtctacagtgtgtgtaaatcagtctcttttaagagaatctgcagttacaccaactattagttctgaaaccaacgttgcttttgcgccaaggaagaaacggcgtggtaaagcatttggtagcagccctcgcgaatattttagggatgttaaaattaacctgtttgattctcgggcttatgactgacaggtcagtacaggatgccCTTATACGGGTTTCCCCTCACACCCACACCACACCCCTGACACACCCACAGCCCCCCATGTATATATAGTTAGCTTGAATCCTGTGTTTGTGAGAAAGCCTATACCGACACTATTTGGAAGTCGCAATGGAGTCCTACATTTTCGGTAAGTGTTTAAACTACAGATTTCTACCTAATTTTTTGTCAGAATTTCGgtgatataatattttcttacccACTTAACAGGGTTTATCTTGTCTAGGTACATCTGAGTTAGAAACCATCCGTGCCATTAGGAGCATTGAAGGTTTATCACAACTTTGTGAAGGTATGACTCtgctctttattattttatgtgtcttttttgattttagttgttattcatgagattattttttcatttcttcagaaactgtggATGCTACGGGGTATTTAAATCCTCTTGGTAGGTTGTCTGATACATCTTATAACTCATGGTGTTATATTTTGATTGTGTGTCGCAATAGTGTGTAATTTATATGTTCTCTGTAGTAGGGTTGACACGTTTGGTTGAAGAAACAAATCTCTTAACACCGCCAGGGTTTGAAGTTGTTCCCGGCACCTCTGCCGTtgttgaaccattggatgctaCGTACGCCAACAACGACCAAGCGCCGCAAACATTTACGCCGTGTTTAACAAGCAGTCCTACCCGATCCAATCAAAGCATCCCAAGGGACATCAGGGTGCCTGTTCCACAAGGAAAACGTGGTAGTTTTGGATCTGGTGGTGCTCAAACATCGCGCTCAAGTAGTGGTAAACGTCTTAGATTGGACGATATCCACAAAACAAacggtaataaaaacacaattaaatattatttgtattatttataacatgaggtttgtgtgttaacgagtgtttcattatttgatCTGTTCATAGATTTGGACATTTTCGATCTGTCGGTGTATGAGGACTGTGTTGATCCTGGTCTGTGCGCCGCTGGATGGTCTGATGAGTTATTTAAAACATGGAATGATAACAGCTTTACAGTAAAGGAGGACAACGGTGCTGCTGTTGTGCCGAATGATGTGTTAAATGATGCTCTGATCGAACCTGGGGACTCTGTTACGGATGAAATAAAATTCAATCAAGATcacgaacaacaacaacaacaacaacaacaacaacaacaaaaccaggtgGGGGGTTGTAATTGTGCTAACAACCCTGTTGAGCTAATAACGTTGATGAGACAGATGTCACAGGAGATCGCTAAAATCTCTATTGAACAGCGTAGGCAGGCTGCTTTAAACCGCAGGCGTGACAATATTATTCAGAAACAGGTTGAACGTATTGAAGCCTTGTGTAAAGAACAAACAGCTAATGCCAATTTAGTTAAGGATATTCATGGTTTGTGTAAGAAACAGGTTGCGCACAGTGAAACAGCGTTAGAATTGTTGTATAAATTAAACAGACTTttgcagttaaaaaaatcaacacgGATCCCTGTTGCAGGGCCGTCTTGTAGataataatagttaatattataattgttattattattattattgtgttaataatatactgtggttttttttgttttttttttcaagtatgtgttaaataaatcaaatcattaacgtacattcaaaagtaatagcattattttaaaccattgacatttaaaaaccaaCAATTTGTGTATCGAAAACCAAATAGGTCTAAACAGTCATGGCATCTACAGATTTTGCGCGTGATGACCCAATATATGAAGCGTGGAAACAGTTGTCTCCGAGTGAAAAAATGCTTTGTCTTATGGACGAATATGATATGGGTATTGAATCGCTTAGCAACCAACAAGACGTAGACATACAAGACAGCGATAACAGTAACGCACATGGCTTATCACAAATTACACTGGACGAATGGTTGACAAACACTAGTCAAACATCACATACACAACCGGTTAAGCGTTGTAGATATGATAGTAGTGGCGAACAATCAACAGATTTTGCATGTGATGACGCAACATATGATGCTTGGGGGCGGTTGTCTCCATGTGAAAAACTACACTGTCTTATCGAAGAATGCGACATGGCTATAGCAGACCTagaaaatgatattcaaaataatacacaacacataaacaatgaacaaacagGTAGTGCTGTGACAACACCTAGACATTCAGCATTTGACCCAACAGCTCCTAACTTTGGTTTATCTGACGGTAATATAGCAGAATTGGTGAGAAATGGTGGTGTTGTAGACGATTATACCATAGTGTCTAGGAATCGGTTTAACAGCGTTGTGCTTCACCGGATGCTGAATTTACATGATGCGCCATCCACAGACATAGCTTCATACACGTCCTATATACATGATGTGTTGTCAGAAATTGTGTCATTCTCCAGGGTCTTGGCTGGTGATGGCGGTGTTGTCGACATCACCCTAAGAGGTAGTAGTTTAACATCTGATGTAAACACGGTGTTGTCTTCAAGGGATGGTTACAGTGTAGACAGATTTTCAGACGCTATTGAAAgggttatgcagagcaacaacagTATTAAAACGGATGAGAGTTTGGCGCTGACTGTCTCGATAGTCGTGGGTAAAAATGGTGGTGTTCGTCGTAAGGTGCGTGACCTAGCACACGATCAGGTGATCAAAAGGAACAGACTGAATCTTTTCTGCCCAACAAACATCTCAAACAATCTGTGTTTTGCAATCTGCATTGCTCTTTTTCTGAATCCGCATGTACCACATAACACGTTAGAACCTATAGCCGAACAGATACAGATAAACATTGGCTACACACGTGACCATAGAGTAGGTTTTAATGATATTGGTCGTTTTGAATATAAGTATGGTATTAAAATAGTTGTGTTCCACAAGAGTCGTTCGGGTAAATTAGAAAAGTAccaaaccaaagacaaaccacatACCAAGACTGCGTTTCTGTACCTCCATGACGGTCATTATTATTTGGTAAAAAATTTGAAAGCGTTCATGGGGGTGCCGCATGTTTGCACGTTTTGTTATACGGGCTACACTAACGCCAGAGATCATAGCTGTAAATATAGTTGCGATGTGTGTCAAGATGCGATGTGTCACAAACACCCCAGGcgtgtgaaatattgtgatgacTGTTCGCGTTACTGCAAGTCTGTCTATTGCTATGAGCAgcataagaaacaaaaacaacagtctaTTACAGGGGTGATAGCATCCTCATGCAATCTAACTAAGTATTGCAAAAAATGTGGCCATCGT is a window from the Hoplias malabaricus isolate fHopMal1 chromosome 11, fHopMal1.hap1, whole genome shotgun sequence genome containing:
- the LOC136709378 gene encoding extracellular calcium-sensing receptor-like → MESLFTILHVIMAIMNFSGANETCTLQGESAYPQLFKEGDIIVGGIFPFHSAWESPDLSYLDKPHLLKCWSLDFRAFQYSQSLIFAIEEINNSSLLLPGVSLGYTIYDTCSSILMGIKVAMALINGNEQTDFSKSCSKPAQVQAIMGETYSSASMAVAKSVGPFSIPIISHYSTCTCLSDKQKYPSFLRTIPSDYYQSRALAEMVKYFGWTWIGAIRRDDDYGNSGMAAFTEVAEQLGICLEYSLPFYKTYSQEKILRIIQEIKSSTSRVIVGFLDDWDLEVLLPMFSEHNVTGYQWVGTEAWISDPVLVAQDEHNILQGAIGLSIPQNTVTGLKDFIMDIYPLKKAGSAIFTEFWEALFTCKYKTQNDTEDVQVCTGKEKLSDIKNTFTDMSQMPIFANVYKGVYAVAHTLHNVLGCTQTCPTKKQPDPLTFLEHLKRVHFKTKDGEEVYFDNNGDPAAKYEIINWQTSREQKHEFVTVGFYDSTFPAQNRLTINMASFVWAQNSNQVPVSVCSESCPPGTRKAVQKGKPACCFDCIPCAEGEISNVTDSIKCEQCDEDYWSNPHRDECVKKEIEYLSYEETMGILLMSVSIIGAFMTVIIAIIFFIHKYTPIVKANNSELSFLLLFSLGLCFLCSLTFIGQPSGWSCVLRHTVFGITFVLCISCVLGKTIVVLMAFRATLPGSNVMKWFGPPQQRLSVLAFTLIQVVICIFWLIMSPPFPFKNLKRYKEKIILECHLGSAVGFWAVLGYIGLLALLCFVLAFLARKLPDNFNEAKFITFSMLIFCAVWITFIPAYVSSPGKFTVAVEIFAILASSFGLLFCIFFPKCYIIILRPEKNTKKQIMGKIIV